Proteins encoded within one genomic window of Brassica rapa cultivar Chiifu-401-42 chromosome A09, CAAS_Brap_v3.01, whole genome shotgun sequence:
- the LOC103842549 gene encoding ER lumen protein-retaining receptor erd-2.2: protein MRTTKSPIHAVSTWVRRQPPKVKVFLAVASGITALVLLKFIVHDHDNLFVAAESVHSIGISLLIYKLTKEKTCAGLSLKSQELTATFLAVRLYCSLVMEYDIHTILDLATLAATLWVIFMIRFKLKASYMVDKDTLPLYYVLVPCAVLAVLIHPSTSHNILNRISWAFCVYLEAVSVLPQLRVMQNTKIVEPFTAHYVFALGVARFLSCAHWVLQLVDTRGHLLVALGYGLWPSMFLISEVVQTFILADFCYYYVKSVFGGQLVLRLPSGVV, encoded by the exons ATGAGGACGACCAAGTCTCCGATCCACGCCGTGTCGACATGGGTGAGGAGACAGCCTCCAAAGGTAAAAGTTTTCCTTGCAGTTGCGTCGGGCATAACGGCTCTTGTTCTGCTGAAGTTCATCGTTCACGATCACGACAATCTTTTCGTCGCAGCCGAATCTGTTCATTCCATTGGAATCTCTCTTCTTATCTATAAACTCACCAAGGAAAAGACTTGTGCTG GATTGTCATTGAAATCACAGGAGCTAACAGCTACATTTCTAGCTGTGAGGCTTTACTGCAGCTTGGTTATGGAATACGACATACATACCATTCTTGACTTGGCTACTTTGGCTGCGACACTATGGGTTATTTTTATGATCCGTTTTAAGTTAAAAGCTAGTTACATGGTGGACAAAGACACCCTTCCTCTTTATTATGTC cTTGTGCCCTGTGCTGTGTTAGCTGTGTTGATCCATCCATCAACTTCACATAATATATTGAATAGAATATCCTGGGCATTCTGTGTCTACCTGGAAGCTGTTTCAGTACTGCCACAGCTGAGAGTGATGCAGAACACCAAG ATTGTGGAACCCTTCACGGCTCACTATGTTTTTGCACTAGGAGTTGCGAGATTCCTTAGCTGTGCGCACTGGGTCTTACAG TTAGTGGACACCCGGGGACACCTGCTAGTAGCACTGGGATACGGACTATGGCCATCGATGTTCTTAATCTCAGAAGTCGTGCAAACATTCATCTTGGCAGACTTCTGTTACTACTACGTTAAAAG TGTTTTCGGAGGCCAGCTTGTTCTCCGGCTCCCCTCTGGAgttgtgtaa
- the LOC103842551 gene encoding uncharacterized protein LOC103842551, with protein MHYHGCCCGRCGVSTSPLPVIVMITVALVLLALSSAVKFEVSLSSGEDMLSWLLLAAVPLALLFALRCFSCLETAKRSVYYCPCGRWKCVCYY; from the coding sequence ATGCATTACCACGGGTGCTGTTGCGGACGGTGTGGAGTATCCACGTCGCCGTTGCCGGTAATAGTCATGATCACGGTGGCGCTCGTCCTCTTGGCGCTTTCCTCCGCCGTAAAATTTGAGGTTTCCCTCTCCTCAGGCGAAGATATGCTGAGCTGGCTCCTCCTAGCTGCGGTTCCATTGGCTCTACTCTTTGCCCTGCGATGTTTCTCTTGCCTTGAAACGGCGAAGCGATCCGTCTACTACTGTCCATGCGGCCGCTGGAAATGCGTTTGCTACTACTAG
- the LOC103842550 gene encoding uncharacterized protein LOC103842550, producing MAYGDSRSGPSILDSFSLSPLPYPVLLILAVASVFLMTSWYWSFEDAAESAGEQMNLALLLIPLLLIVLVRWLSTVENPDAFLGMFSNRRQTYGSPSAGDEGGSSPWGVAAIIVLLLVLLQYQSSFLEMWFG from the coding sequence ATGGCGTATGGAGACAGCAGATCAGGACCGTCCATCTTGGATTCATTCTCGCTTTCGCCTCTACCGTACCCGGTCCTTTTAATCCTAGCCGTGGCTTCGGTGTTCCTAATGACATCATGGTACTGGAGCTTCGAAGATGCAGCAGAATCCGCGGGAGAGCAGATGAATCTTGCTCTTCTCTTGATCCCTCTCCTTCTCATAGTCTTGGTTAGGTGGTTATCCACCGTGGAGAATCCAGACGCGTTTCTAGGGATGTTTTCGAACCGTCGTCAGACGTACGGGAGTCCCAGCGCCGGGGATGAAGGCGGAAGCTCGCCGTGGGGAGTGGCGGCGATTATAGTTCTGTTGCTTGTTTTGCTTCAGTATCAGTCAAGTTTCTTGGAGATGTGGTTTGGTTGA
- the LOC103842552 gene encoding triosephosphate isomerase, chloroplastic, protein MASSLTAQISCGTQPSAPSFSGLRRTCPKLDAAVSFSHQPFCNRVNSSIRLVSSSNRSPRGVVAMAGSGKFFVGGNWKCNGTKDSIAKLVSDLNSASLEADVDVVVSPPFVYIDQVKSSLTDRIEISGQNSWVGKGGAFTGEISVEQLKDIGCKWVILGHSERRHVIGEKDEFIGKKAAYALSEGLGVIACIGEKLEEREAGKTFDVCFDQLKAFADAVPSWDKVVVAYEPVWAIGTGKVASPQQAQEVHVAVRDWLKKNVSEEVASKTRIIYGGSVNGGNCAELAKEEDIDGFLVGGASLKGPEFATIVNSVTSKKVTA, encoded by the exons atgGCTTCATCTCTCACTGCCCAAATATCCTGTGGCACTCAGCCCTCTGCCCCTTCTTTCTCCGGCCTCCGCCGCACTTGTCCCAAGCTCGACGCCGCCGTCTCCTTCTCTCACCAGCCCTTCTGCAACCGCGTTAACTCCTCAATCCGTCTCGTTTCCTCCTCGAACCGGTCGCCAAGAGGTGTCGTCGCCATGGCCGGATCCGGCAAG TTTTTCGTCGGAGGAAACTGGAAGTGT aacgGGACTAAAGACTCCATCGCCAAGCTTGTCTCCGACCTCAACAGTGCATCCTTGGAAGCTGATGTAG ATGTTGTTGTGTCGCCTCCCTTTGTGTACATCGACCAAGTCAAATCCTCCTTGACAGACCGTATTGAGATATCCGGTCAGAACTCTTGGGTTGGGAAAGGTGGTGCCTTCACCGGTGAAATCAG CGTGGAACAGCTGAAAGACATTGGATGCAAGTGGGTCATTCTTGGGCATTCCGAAAGGAGACATGTCATCGGTGAAAAAGATGAG TTTATTGGGAAGAAAGCTGCGTACGCATTGAGTGAGGGTCTTGGAGTAATAGCTTGTATCGGGGAGAAGCTAGAAGAGAGGGAAGCAGGCAAGACTTTTGATGTTTGCTTCGACCAATTAAAAGCCTTTGCTG ATGCTGTGCCTAGTTGGGACAAGGTAGTGGTTGCATACGAGCCAGTATGGGCAATTGGAACTGGTAAAGTTGCATCTCCTCAGCAAGCACAGGAAGTCCATGTAGCTGTCCGTGATTGGCTCAAGAAGAATGTCTCTGAAGAAGTTGCTTCCAAAACGAGAATCATATACGGAG GTTCTGTCAACGGAGGCAACTGTGCAGAGCTTGCTAAAGAAGAAGACATTGATGGATTTCTTGTCGGTGGTGCCTCCTTGAAG GGGCCTGAGTTTGCGACCATTGTGAACTCTGTCACGTCCAAGAAAGTTACCGCTTGA
- the LOC103842553 gene encoding translocon-associated protein subunit alpha encodes MNVRVLFLALLLLASPLLQVARCQVDAEDHSSIVDDVVGEHSDSGAEEDDQDLDNINLASAPGVETVSVFPKNSAKVVPAGEETELLVAIKNDGKSHVGVMGIRASVHLPYDHKLLVQNLTMMRYNNASIPTSVQATFPYIFAVSQYLQPGAFDLVGYIIYDVEGKPYQSVFYNGTIEVVESGGLLSGESVFLITLGIALLLLLGLWAYSQVQRLTKKTKKVSKVEVGTRSTDASMDEWLEGTHLAKTLSGKSKSKKN; translated from the exons ATGAATGTTAGGGTTTTGTTCCTGGCTCTCCTTCTCCTTGCATCTCCGCTTCTTCaag TTGCTAGATGTCAAGTAGATGCCGAGGATCATTCCAGTATCGTTGACGATGTTGTGGGAGAGCACAGCGATTCTGGTGCTGAGGAGGATGATCAGGATTTGGATAATATCAACTTAGCCTCTGCTCCAGGGGTTGAGACTGTCTCTGTTTTCCCCAAAAACAGTGCCAAAG TGGTTCCAGCTGGAGAAGAGACTGAGCTCCTTGTTGCTATCAAGAACGATG GCAAATCTCACGTAGGTGTGATGGGGATTAGGGCCAGCGTCCATCTTCCTTATGATCATAAGCTGTTGGTTCAGAATCTCACCATGATG AGATACAACAATGCGTCCATCCCAACTTCTGTTCAAGCGACATTCCCTTACATCTTTGCAGTCAGCCAGTACCTGCAG CCTGGAGCATTTGATCTGGTGGGTTATATCATCTACGACGTGGAGGGGAAGCCATACCAGAGCGTCTTCTACAATGGGACCATTGAGGTAGTTGAATCTGGAGGTCTTCTCAGCGGCGAGTCTGTCTTCCTTATAACACTTGGAATtgctctcctcctcctcctcggtCTATGGGCATACAGCCAAGTCCAGCGTCTCACCAAG AAAACCAAAAAGGTGTCAAAGGTGGAAGTAGGAACCAGGTCTACCGACGCATCAATGGACGAATGGCTCGAG GGAACTCATTTGGCCAAGACATTGTCTGGGAAATCAAAGAGCAAGAAGAACTAA
- the LOC103842554 gene encoding protein XAP5 CIRCADIAN TIMEKEEPER, protein MSGMGDGYVGTSQDGVRIRRLQKQREAERRKIQELKSKTASGQEQSGLLQFGSSSCEILDTAFKKETVGLVTREEYVEKRVNIRNKFEEEEKEKLLKLLQEEEELQQQKRSKKRKLKGSSRLSFAEDLEDGSDDDDDGENKSSGNLRYGKLGKDPSVETNFLPDSEREAEEQAERERLKKQWTREQEQIKNEPLQITYSYWDGTGHRRVIQVRKGDPIGNFLRAVQQQLAPDFREIRTASVENLLYVKEDLIIPHQHSFYELIINKARGKSGPLFHFDVHEDVRTIADATIEKDESHAGKVVERHWYEKNKHIFPASRWEIYDPTKKWERYTVHGD, encoded by the exons atgtcGGGTATGGGGGACGGGTACGTGGGCACGTCTCAAGACGGAGTGAGGATACGGCGGCTGCAGAAGCAAAGAGAGGCTGAGCGGCGTAAGATCCAGGAGCTGAAGAGCAAGACTGCTTCGGGCCAGGAGCAATCAGGTCTTCTCCAATTCGGCTCCAGCTCCTGCGAG ATTCTTGACACTGCTTTCAAGAAGGAGACAGTCGGTTTAGTTACAAGAGAGGAATATGTTGAGAAG AGGGTTAATATTCGTAATAAGttcgaggaagaagagaaggagaaaTTGCTCAAGCTACTCCAAGA GGAAGAGGAGCTTCAGCAACAGAAGCGTAGCAAGAAGAGAAAGTTGAAGGGAAGCTCTCGCTTATCTTTTGCTGAAGATCTTGAAGATggcagtgatgatgatgatgatggtgaaaACA AGAGTTCTGGGAACTTGCGCTACGGAAAACTTGGCAAGGACCCCTCAGTGGAAACCAATTTTCTGCCTGACAG TGAGCGAGAGGCGGAGGAACAAGCGGAACGTGAAAGGCTAAAGAAGCAGTGGACTCGCGAACAAGAGCAGATTAAAA ACGAGCCTCTTCAAATTACTTATAGTTACTGGGATGGGACCGGGCATAGACGGGTTATCCAG GTCCGAAAGGGTGACCCAATTGGGAATTTTCTAAGGGCTGTTCAGCAGCAGCTTGCCCCTGACTTCAGGGAGATTAGGACGGCATCAGTTGAGAATTTGCTTTACGTAAAGGAAGATCTTATAATCCCACAT CAACACAGTTTCTACGAGCTGATCATTAACAAAGCTAGGGGGAAGAGTGGCCCG CTGTTTCACTTTGATGTGCATGAAGACGTGAGAACAATTGCTGATGCAACGATCGAGAAAGACGAG TCGCATGCGGGGAAAGTGGTGGAGAGGCATTGGTACGAGAAGAACAAGCATATCTTCCCTGCTTCCAGATGGGAG ATATACGACCCGACAAAGAAGTGGGAACGGTACACAGTTCATGGGGATTAA
- the LOC103842555 gene encoding probable magnesium transporter NIPA6 isoform X1 has translation MESDNGKGLILAVASSVFIGSSFILKKKGLKRAAANGTRAGYGGYTYLLEPLWWAGMITMIVGEAANFVAYIYAPAVLVTPLGALSIIISAILAHFLLKEKLKKMGVLGCVSCIVGSVVIVIHAPKEQTPNSVQEIWNLATQPAFLVYVAITMSIVLALILHFEPLCGQSNILVYIGICSLMGALTVMSIKAIGIAIKLTMEGVSQIGYPQTWLFLMVAVTCVVTQLIYLNKALDTFNAAIVSPVYYVMFTTLTIVASAIMFKDWSGQDAASVASELCGFITVLTGTMILHGTREEEQQASSSGNADLVFGSSESVRWYESRKSTNEEHLISLYSPEY, from the exons ATGGAGTCGGACAATGGGAAGGGGTTGATACTAGCAGTGGCGTCTAGTGTTTTCATTGGTTCCAGCTTCATCTTGAAGAAGAAAGGTCTCAAGCGAGCTGCTGCTAATGGCACCCGTGCTG gGTATGGCGGTTATACTTACTTATTAGAGCCTCTTTGGTGGGCAGGCATGATCACTa TGATTGTTGGAGAAGCTGCAAACTTTGTCGCCTACATATACGCACCCGCTGTTCTCGTCACACCCCTTGGTGCTTTAAGTATTATCATCAG TGCTATTCTGGCACATTTCCTGTTAAAAGAAAAGCTTAAAAAAATGGGGGTTCTTGGGTGTGTTTCTTGCATCGTCGGCTCTGTTGTTATTGTCATTCACGCACCTAAGGAGCAGACTCCTAACTCCGTCCAGGAGATTTGGAATCTCGCTACTCAGCCTG CTTTTCTAGTTTACGTAGCCATAACCATGTCCATTGTCCTTGCTTTGATTCTTCACTTCGAGCCTCTCTGCGGCCAatccaacattcttgtttatatCGGTATCTGTTCCTTAATGGGTGCTCTCACT gTTATGAGCATAAAGGCGATTGGAATTGCTATAAAGTTAACGATGGAGGGAGTGAGCCAGATTGGGTATCCACAGACATGGCTTTTTCTCATGGTTGCTGTTACCTGTGTCGTTACCCAATTGATTTATCTGAACAAG GCTTTGGATACATTCAATGCAGCAATTGTTTCCCCAGTGTACTATGTAATGTTCACAACCCTCACTATTGTTGCTAGTGCCATCATGTTCAAG GACTGGTCTGGGCAAGACGCAGCTAGCGTAGCCTCTGAGTTATGTGGATTCATCACTGTGCTCACTGGCACAATGATACTTCATGGGACCAGGGAAGAGGAACaacaagcttcttcttctg GCAATGCagatttggtatttggatcttcAGAATCAGTACGATGGTACGAGTCAAGAAAGAGCACGAACGAAGAACATCTGATAAGCCTGTACAGCCCTGAATACTAG
- the LOC103842555 gene encoding probable magnesium transporter NIPA6 isoform X2: MESDNGKGLILAVASSVFIGSSFILKKKGLKRAAANGTRAGYGGYTYLLEPLWWAGMITMIVGEAANFVAYIYAPAVLVTPLGALSIIISAILAHFLLKEKLKKMGVLGCVSCIVGSVVIVIHAPKEQTPNSVQEIWNLATQPAFLVYVAITMSIVLALILHFEPLCGQSNILVYIGICSLMGALTVMSIKAIGIAIKLTMEGVSQIGYPQTWLFLMVAVTCVVTQLIYLNKALDTFNAAIVSPVYYVMFTTLTIVASAIMFKDWSGQDAASVASELCGFITVLTGTMILHGTREEEQQASSSDLVFGSSESVRWYESRKSTNEEHLISLYSPEY; the protein is encoded by the exons ATGGAGTCGGACAATGGGAAGGGGTTGATACTAGCAGTGGCGTCTAGTGTTTTCATTGGTTCCAGCTTCATCTTGAAGAAGAAAGGTCTCAAGCGAGCTGCTGCTAATGGCACCCGTGCTG gGTATGGCGGTTATACTTACTTATTAGAGCCTCTTTGGTGGGCAGGCATGATCACTa TGATTGTTGGAGAAGCTGCAAACTTTGTCGCCTACATATACGCACCCGCTGTTCTCGTCACACCCCTTGGTGCTTTAAGTATTATCATCAG TGCTATTCTGGCACATTTCCTGTTAAAAGAAAAGCTTAAAAAAATGGGGGTTCTTGGGTGTGTTTCTTGCATCGTCGGCTCTGTTGTTATTGTCATTCACGCACCTAAGGAGCAGACTCCTAACTCCGTCCAGGAGATTTGGAATCTCGCTACTCAGCCTG CTTTTCTAGTTTACGTAGCCATAACCATGTCCATTGTCCTTGCTTTGATTCTTCACTTCGAGCCTCTCTGCGGCCAatccaacattcttgtttatatCGGTATCTGTTCCTTAATGGGTGCTCTCACT gTTATGAGCATAAAGGCGATTGGAATTGCTATAAAGTTAACGATGGAGGGAGTGAGCCAGATTGGGTATCCACAGACATGGCTTTTTCTCATGGTTGCTGTTACCTGTGTCGTTACCCAATTGATTTATCTGAACAAG GCTTTGGATACATTCAATGCAGCAATTGTTTCCCCAGTGTACTATGTAATGTTCACAACCCTCACTATTGTTGCTAGTGCCATCATGTTCAAG GACTGGTCTGGGCAAGACGCAGCTAGCGTAGCCTCTGAGTTATGTGGATTCATCACTGTGCTCACTGGCACAATGATACTTCATGGGACCAGGGAAGAGGAACaacaagcttcttcttctg atttggtatttggatcttcAGAATCAGTACGATGGTACGAGTCAAGAAAGAGCACGAACGAAGAACATCTGATAAGCCTGTACAGCCCTGAATACTAG
- the LOC103842557 gene encoding dirigent protein 4: protein MYRIQEMGKKTGIILVLFTLHLLISFALSEYYSETLPFSPKQQVVTNLHFFFHDTLSGRDPSAVLIAKPHLTAENSSSPTPFGSLLAIDDPLTLGPDPKSEKIGNVRGMYVSSGKHVPTLTMYVDFGFTSGLFNGSSFTVFSRNTITEKERELAVVGGRGRFRMATGVAQLNTYSVNLINGDAVVEYNVTLYHY from the coding sequence ATGTATAGAATACAAGAGATGGGGAAGAAAACAGGAATCATACTAGTATTGTTTACTCTTCATCTACTCATATCCTTCGCCCTCTCTGAGTATTACTCAGAAACTCTTCCATTCTCACCAAAACAACAGGTCGTCACCAATCTCCACTTCTTCTTTCACGACACTCTCTCCGGACGAGACCCATCAGCGGTCCTCATCGCCAAACCCCATCTCACCGCAGAGAACAGCTCTTCTCCCACACCGTTCGGCTCTCTTCTCGCCATCGACGACCCTCTCACCCTCGGACCTGATCCCAAGTCCGAGAAGATCGGGAACGTCAGAGGGATGTACGTCTCTTCCGGAAAACATGTCCCCACGTTGACCATGTACGTCGACTTCGGCTTCACCTCCGGTCTGTTTAACGGCAGCTCCTTCACCGTGTTTTCTAGGAATACGATAACGGAGAAGGAGAGGGAACTTGCGGTTGTGGGTGGTCGAGGAAGATTTAGGATGGCTACAGGAGTTGCTCAACTTAATACATACTCGGTTAACTTAATCAACGGTGATGCCGTTGTCGAGTACAATGTCACTCTCTATCATTATTAA
- the LOC103842558 gene encoding dirigent protein 23, whose product MKMAKAEVSRLLFLLVTIIPLAAQGSRLYSWANQLEESGKDKVTNLQFYFHDTLSGKNPTAVKVAQAADSDKSPTLFGSVFMVDDALTETADPKSKLVGRAQGLYGSSCKEELGLLMAMSFCFEDGPYKDSTISMIGKNSAMNPVREMPIVGGTGMFRMARGYAIAQTHWFDPKTGDAIVGYNVTIVH is encoded by the exons ATGAAGATGGCAAAAGCAGAAGTATCAAGATTGTTGTTTCTGTTGGTAACGATAATACCACTGGCTGCTCAAGGTTCCAGATTGTACAGCTGGGCTAATCAGCTGGAGGAATCTGGTAAGGACAAGGTAACCAACCTTCAGTTCTATTTCCACGACACTTTGAGCGGCAAGAATCCCACCGCCGTTAAGGTAGCTCAGGCCGCCGACTCTGACAAATCTCCAACGCTGTTCGGCTCTGTGTTCATGGTCGACGATGCTCTCACCGAGACCGCCGATCCCAAATCCAAGCTCGTGGGCAGGGCCCAAGGCCTTTACGGTTCTTCAT GTAAAGAAGAGTTAGGACTGCTAATGGCGATGAGCTTCTGTTTCGAGGACGGTCCGTACAAGGATAGCACCATAAGCATGATCGGGAAGAATTCTGCGATGAACCCAGTTCGAGAAATGCCAATCGTGGGCGGCACTGGAATGTTCAGGATGGCTCGTGGCTACGCCATTGCTCAGACCCATTGGTTCGACCCCAAGACCGGTGATGCCATCGTTGGCTATAACGTTACCATTGTTCATTAG
- the LOC103842559 gene encoding pentatricopeptide repeat-containing protein At2g21090 has product MPISDPRKRPIRFARSFLSRHAAKEELSQAVSRLESLTEQGIRLPFEVLASLLQRCGETRSLKQGKWIHRHLKITGFKRPNTLLSNHLIGMYMKCGKPIDACKVFDRMLTRNLYSWNNMVSGLVKSGMLVRAREVFDSMPERDVVSWNSMVVGYARSGNVNEALWFYRELRRSGIKCNEFSFAGLLTTCVKSRELQLTRQAHGQVMVAGFLSNVVLSCSIMDAYAKCGEMESAKRCFDEVAVKDNYIWTTLISGYARVGDMEAANELFIELPEKDPVSWDALISGYVRQGSGDRALQLFREMIALRVKPEQFTFSSCLCASASSLGHGKQIHGYMIRTNVGPNAIVISSLIDIYSRSGSLEAGERVFNLCGDKQDCVVWNTMISSLAQHGLSHKALRVLDDMIKLRVHPNRTTLAVILSACSHSGLVEEGARCFDSLTADYGIVPDQEHYSCLIDLLGRAGCFEELMSRIEKMPFRPDEHIWNAILGVSRIHGNMELEKKVAEELIKLDAEQKEEASRR; this is encoded by the coding sequence ATGCCCATCAGTGACCCTAGGAAACGGCCAATCCGTTTCGCTCGATCGTTTCTCAGCAGACACGCCGCCAAAGAAGAGCTCTCTCAAGCAGTGTCTCGTCTCGAGTCCCTGACAGAGCAAGGGATTCGCTTACCATTCGAAGTCCTCGCGTCGCTGCTCCAGCGCTGTGGAGAAACGAGGTCCTTGAAGCAAGGGAAATGGATTCATCGTCACTTGAAGATCACTGGATTCAAGAGACCCAACACGCTTTTGTCTAATCATTTGATCGGAATGTATATGAAATGCGGCAAACCAATTGACGCGTGTAAAGTGTTCGATAGAATGCTCACCAGGAACTTGTATTCGTGGAACAATATGGTCTCTGGGCTTGTCAAGTCAGGGATGTTGGTTCGTGCACGAGAGGTGTTCGATAGTATGCCCGAGAGGGATGTTGTCTCATGGAACTCGATGGTCGTTGGGTACGCTCGGAGTGGGAATGTAAACGAAGCTTTGTGGTTTTATAGAGAGCTGAGGAGATCTGGGATCAAGTGCAACGAGTTCAGCTTCGCGGGGTTGTTGACAACGTGTGTGAAATCGAGAGAGCTCCAGCTCACTCGGCAAGCTCACGGGCAGGTTATGGTTGCTGGGTTTCTCTCAAATGTGGTGCTTTCTTGTTCTATCATGGATGCTTATGCGAAATGCGGTGAGATGGAGAGCGCCAAAAGATGTTTCGATGAGGTGGCAGTGAAGGATAATTATATTTGGACTACTCTCATCTCCGGATACGCCAGAGTAGGTGATATGGAAGCAGCTAACGAGCTGTTCATTGAGTTGCCAGAGAAAGATCCAGTCTCTTGGGATGCTTTAATTTCTGGATACGTTAGACAAGGCTCAGGGGACCGAGCGCTGCAGCTGTTTAGAGAAATGATTGCTTTGAGGGTTAAACCTGAGCAATTTACTTTCAGCAGCTGTCTCTGTGCCTCTGCATCATCTCTTGGACATGGCAAGCAAATACATGGCTACATGATCCGTACAAATGTTGGTCCCAATGCAATTGTCATCAGTTCTCTGATCGATATTTACTCCAGATCAGGGAGCTTAGAAGCCGGCGAGCGGGTTTTCAATCTTTGCGGCGACAAGCAAGACTGTGTTGTGTGGAACACGATGATTTCTTCATTGGCACAGCATGGGCTTAGCCACAAGGCCTTGCGAGTGCTTGATGACATGATCAAACTCAGAGTCCACCCGAACCGGACGACTCTGGCTGTGATTCTGAGTGCCTGCAGTCACTCAGGTCTGGTGGAGGAAGGTGCAAGGTGCTTTGATTCATTGACTGCTGATTACGGGATCGTTCCCGACCAAGAACATTACTCATGTCTGATAGATCTCCTAGGTCGTGCCGGTTGTTTTGAAGAGTTGATGAGCAGGATCGAGAAAATGCCTTTTAGACCAGACGAGCACATCTGGAATGCAATCCTAGGAGTATCCAGAATCCATGGAAATATGGAACTGGAGAAAAAAGTGGCGGAAGAGCTGATTAAACTGGACGCAGAGCAAAAAGAAGAAGCTTCAAGAAGATGA